The stretch of DNA AGAATAACTTATAACtcaaaattttgtaggaaaCCAGAAAACATGATACTGTGGGTTTTTTCATGTGTTCtgtcaaattttgaaatatgttgTATCAGATGGTTCAGCAATTCACTTAAAATGTGATCTGCTACCATTTTAGTGCTGTCTATATGATACACCCTTTCTCCAAATAATTAGACTGGTCTATAACAATATTTTGTTGCTGCATGCTCTGAttttttgttggaaatattGGTAAAAGGTATTGGAATGATGAATGATCATTAAGCTCTATTCATCTTTATGATGTTGAATTTTTAGGTGTTATACTGTTGCACTTCTTGAAGACAGAAAATATTCAACTCTGGCTCCATTTGGTGGCTTTGCGTTTATAGCAGCTTGGGGTAGCTTGTTTTTCTGATGACTTCGATTCTGTTTTGGTTTGTGCTGTTACTACATTTATCATCAAGTTTGTTAAAAAGTAATTGGACTACCACTGAGTCAACTGTTATCAGCCCgtatttgtaaatcttttcCCTTTTGTCTTACCAATGGTTCATGATCTTGAATTCAGTGTTTCTACTGATGATGTTCTTAACAGATCGAAGATTTTCTTTTGACTGTTGAAGCTGACTCCATATGCTTAGATGAAGGGGAAAAAGCACGACTTATATAAATTTAGCTATAACATTGTTTTCTGAGATTTatgaataaaacaagaaaacaatgattgtataaatatttgaaaatagaaaacagATTGAACATAAAGTTGTTTGTATTTAATAAGTGGACAATATGTATTCACGTATATATACTTGTTCTTAATACCGAACAGGAAATAAGGATCGACTATTTTCATTACtctactaaaaaaaaattatatttgttttgaagttttttttttaaaaaaatatttacaaattttgttatcaaacaaaatttaaagaaaattgttgttaattttttttaaaatattttgtataaaatattttttgcaacaaattttatacgaaatatttataaattttataattttgtaaaaaataattatttataaaagaattatctgtcaattaagatttttagaaaaatagtagaaaagaatctttttttatatagtttttaataaatttgcaagaatatttttatataatatgagaatttttactaatattaatgattttaaaagaaaaaaaaaagaaaccattaaaatgaattgaaaagAGTTTATGGACGTAAGTTTTTCTTGTCAAATGTTCGAAATACTCTGtaaaagtagttttttttttttttgtgataagtTCAAATAagctataaataaatatttagatccATTGCAAATGTTTATATAGACTTATTTTCGTATGGTATCTGTATGCTCACATCAAAGATAAAAACGCGTACAACCatataataaacttataaaagaagtaaaagaataaaatatatatgaatgtaagaaatattttaacaacGTCATCAACATTATTTGACCTTATGAAATGACCTGGGTCGAGGTACTTTGTTTCTGTCCATCATCACCGATCCAACCTCTTGAAAACTTGCTTATTGTCTTCTTCAGGCGAAGAATTGATGAGCTACATAACTCAATCAACACTTGATGAATAATTTGACCGAAGAAACATACATCTTCTTAGTTTCTGCTAAAACATTCTAGTAAAACTATTATATATGTGTTGCGTAGGCTACTTGTGAAGGTGAAAGCTTCGACATGTTACGTGGAGAATCTTCCTCAAGTTCTCCTGATGCATCTTCGCGGTGGAGCTACCATGTTTATTTGAGTTTTGGAATGGAAGGCACTCACGTAGATTTTGCTAACACCTTATGCGCTTCGTTGCAGCGAAAGGGAATCTCAACTTTCacatatgataatcaagttgaGAGAGATGTGATGTTGAAAAGAGTTCAGAAAGCAATGGAGGAGTACCTTGTTGCCATTGTCCTTCTCTCCGAAAACTATGCTTCTTCCACTTGGTGTTTGGATGAACTCCAAAAGATTCTTGCTGTGGGAAAACCAGTTATTCCTGTGTTTTATGAAGTCGCTCCTTCCGATGTTAGGTACCAGATAAATTGTTTCGCTAAGGCTTTCGAAGAACATAAAAGATCAGAAGAAGACCAATCGAAGGTGCAACAATGGAGGGAATCCTTGAAAGAAGTTGCGGACTTTTCTGGCTGGGAGTCCAAGGATAGGTGAGTTTTGATTGTGCTAATTTAACTACACAAGTAACCATCATTTCAGTTTTGAACGAGGGATTTCTTTTCAGTTTTTTGTTAGATAGAATAAACCAAACATATGAAAGTTAGCGAATGGCTCTGTAATATTTCACTTCTGTTAGCATTGGAATTATCAGaaaattatatacttttgttaATAGGAGAAGGGAAGAGCTCATTGAAGACATTATTAAATCGGTATGGACAAAAATACGTCATAAATTACCATCATACGAGGAGGAATGGGTTGGAATTGATTCAAGAGTTGAGAAAATAAGTTCACTTTTGAAACTGGAATTGAAAGACATGGTTCGCTTCATTGGAATATGGGGCATGGGTGGTATAGGAAAGACAACTCTAGCGAGAGttgtatttaagaaaatatgtaGCCAATTTGATATTAGTTGCTTCCTTGAAAATGTAAGGGAGATTTCTGGGAAAACTCATGACATGCTTACCTTACAAATAACACTTCTTTCTCATATGGAAGTGAAAGAattcacaattcaaaatttgGATGAAGGAAAGATCGTAATAGGAGGTATCTTACGCAACAACAGAGTTCTCCTGGTTCTTGATGATGTTGATGACGCAAGACAATTGGACAGTTTGGGTGTGAATGATCAAGGGAAGTTTGGCCCTGGGAGCAGGATTATAGTAACAACAAGAGACATGGAAGTACTAAAACCACatggaaaatttgaaatttgtaaaattggtcTGTTAAATTCTGATGAGTCCCTTCAACTTTTTTGTCAAAAAGCTTTTAGAATAGAGAAACCATCAGAACAACTATTGCAGTTGTCAAAAGTGGCTGTTCAACAAGCTGGAGGCCTTCCTCTGGCTCTTGAGATTATGGGTTCATCCTTCTGTGGGAGAAATGAATCCCAGTGGAAAGAATTTTTGGGTAAGAAAGAATACTCAAAGAAAGATATTGTGATGGAGAAACTTATAATAAGCTATCATGGGTTACCAGAAAGTTATCAGATTTTGTTTCTTGATATTGCATGTTTCTTCAACGGGTGGGTGAAAGAGCACGTGGAACAAATTCTAACAATTTGTTGCCGTTGTCCCGCAAATGGAATTGATGTTCTAATTGATAAATCACTGGCAACTTGTGATGGATCACGTTTAGGGATGCATGATTTACTTCAAGAAATGGGAAGAAAAATTGTTGTTGAAAAATGTCTGATAGATGCTGGCAAACGCAGCAGGTTGTGGTCACCCCATGACATTGATCAAGCACTAAAAAGAAAGAaggtaacatttttaatttttaagttgatTTGATCTTATACAGATTTTATATGAATCTGTATCTCAACTCCTTATAAGTGAACTCACTTGGTTGATCTTTCCTTCACTATAATACAATGTCATCATGACTTGAATTTGGATAATCTTTTACTCCATTTTAAATCCTTTTTGAACTTGAGGTTTATATGAGCTTGTGAAGAATTTCTCTGCAGTCTAAACATTTATTAATCCTCTTCCACATTGTTAGCAGAAAAAAGAATCGATTGAAGGTATAGTTTTGAAGTCGTCCACTGAGCCATACATTGCAAATTGGGATCCCGAAGCCTTCTCAAAGATGTACAATCTCAAATtccttataattaattttcacaatATACAATTTCCCCGTGGCCTCAAATGTCTTAGCAGTTCACTGAAAGTTCTTCGGTGGACAAAGTGTACTTTGGAAGCTCTGCCGCTTGGCGTGAAGCTAGAGAACCTTGTGATGTTAAAAATGCGTTACAGCAAAATAAAGAAGATCTGGAGTGATTCTCAAGTAAGTAGCACAGTTAATATCTTGTGCATTCAATTTAACACTAGCACAAATTTTTCCAAAGTTAATCATTTTCATGCTTCTGTTCTAATCGATCAGCATTTCAGAAGGTTGAAGTTCATTGATCTGAGCCATTCCGAAGATCTAATTGAAACTCCAATAGTTTCTGAGGTTCCATGTCTTGAAAGTTTGCTTCTTGAAGGTTGTAAAAACCTTGTCAAGGTTCACCAATCTGTTGGACTGCACACGAAGCTTGTTGTGTTGAACTTGAAAGATTGCATAAACCTTCAAATCCTTCCAACAAAGTTCAAAATGGATTCTTTGGAGGAATTGATTCTTTCTGGCTGCTCAAAACTTAGAAAGCGCACCAAGTTTGGAAAGAATGTGCAGTGTTTATCACTGCTTAATCTGCATAAATCAGAAAATCTTATCTGCCAACCAAAGTCTGTTTGCAATGTCAGTGGGACGAAAGTTCATTCAGAAAACCTTAAAGAGCTTTCTTTTTGTGGAGGAAAAGAACTAACATCCAAATCAACATGGAACTTACATCAATGGAGCTCAATATGTGGGAAGAAACTAGTTTCCAAGGAATTAAACTTGCCTCCTCTTTCTAGTTTATCAAGCTTGAAGTTCTTGAATTTAAGTTACTGTGACCTTAATGATGAATCAATTCCAGATGATCTTGGATCACTATCAtctttgttggggttagatctAAGTGGGAACAATTTTGTTAGGCCTAATTACTGCATTAGCAATCTTCATGCCCTGAAGAGTTTGACCTTAATTGATTGCCCAAGGCTTGAGTCTTTGCCAATGCTCCCACCAAATGTTCAATGTCTGTGTACAGCTAACAGTACTGAAATGAAACCCTTGAATTCAGATGCACATTTGCTATGGAAGATCTTTGAGCTGCACATGAATCAGGTATATTCATTATATACACCTTATTCTCTCCCTCATCTGCCTCCTATCCACCCTAATTATTTCCATAAAGTTTGTGTTTACCAAATGGAAGGTAGACCACATTTTATGTTCATCATTCCGGGGAGAGAAATTCAAAAATGGAATGAAGAGTGCTTTCTGGTTGATCCATCACATCATCCATATAACATGTTGGGTTGTGTTTCAGCTGCATCAATAATAGTGGAAGCACCTAAATACTGTGAGTCTAGTGGATGGTTAGGAATTGCAATATGCTTAGCATTAGAACCTTCAAATATGCAGGCTTCTCCTCAATCACATGTGAGTCCACATTCCATGGGAAATGAGGAAATTTGCATTTATTATTGGGCATGTAAAGCTCATAGTGGTGAACCTGACTTGATTTTCCCCATAGTACCTAAACATAGCCACTCAGTTCATGAATGCAATGAAGAAAAATGCCTTCTTCAACTGATATTTTATGTGGAGAATCATTCCAAGGCATGGAAGCCAAGTATAAGGAAGTGTAGGTGTAGTGTTATATTTAAGGAAGATGTTGAAGAATGGTGCAATTAACACCACTCAAGTGGTCCTATTTCATCAAGAAACACAAATGATTATTTGCAGCAGTTATTGCAACTATGTTGAAGACATCCTGATAAATTTACATTTGAATGTTTTGAAGTAACCTCTAACGTCCTATagttatatactttttttcGAAGTTATATACAAATTACTAAAAAATCTTGAAGATGGTAATATTATTTACAGACTCAACTATAGGTTGTTCtgtacatattatatatatatatatatatatatatatatatatatatatatatatatatattcattgccgacaaaataaaaagatatataacaTTCTGATACAGTAGAATTTATTTCAGACAAAAAAACCACCGACTTATACCCAATCCCCTCTGTGGTCGGTCATACAATAATACAATACAATTTTAGTATggttgtaaaaataatttagtatacATCTCCATTTTCCAGAAGTTTCTTAATTTATAAGCCTGCAACAAAGCAGATAATATGCCAAACacgaattaattaaaatatattttataattgttgttcATTTATAGTTACATCAGCACATACAAAAGTCATAGAAAGTTCAAgcataaataatcataataatgcAACAAATGCGGTCACAGAAAAGTGAGATAATTGAGTGTCAACCATGCATAAGTATTCATTCAACCTGCATCAATGGTCTGAGTTACCCTACATGTTCCCATCATATCCATTCacgaaaatatattattcttcaGTTGTTATCTGTAAATTTTCTAGctactttttttctcttccagGGGCAGATTAGAACTGTATAATTCAAACAACAACGCTTGTAACCACCAAAAGAAGCATATGATCTTATATGAACTAATCATTGGTTTAAACTTTgaacttaaatttaattgttttgtcCGAGGGTGCATACCAAGGCTTCAATGTTAAGTGGAGAATCTTCCTCAAACTCTTCGAGATGGACATACCATGTTTTTTTGAGTTTTCGTGGAGAAGACACACGCCTAGGTTTTACAGATCACTTGTACGCTGCCTTGGTGAGAAAGGGAATGATAACTTTCCGAGATGACAAGAATCTAGAGAAAGGAGATAAGATAGATAAAGAACTATTTAAAGCAATTAAAGAGTCCCTCGGGGCCATTGTGATTCTCTCTGAGAACTATGCCTCTTCCTCTTGGTGTTTGGATGAGCTCAACAAAATTCTGGAATCAAATAGAGTTCTGGGGAGAGAAGTTTTCCCAGTTTTCTGTGGGGTTAGTCCCAGTGAGGTTCAACACCAGACAACAACGAGTTTTGAAGAGGCTTTTCAGAAACATGAAAGAAGATTTGAGAAAGACACAGAAAAGGTGCGACAATGGAGAGATTCCTTGAAGGAGGTTAGCCAAATTCCTGGCTGGGAGTCCAAAAATTACCAGTAAGTATTTGAGaacattaatttttcttttagcaACGATACTTTTATCAAAGTGTTAGTGAAATATACATGTGAAAAGTAGTAAACTTTTACCTTATTTCTGTTCATGTTTAAATTATAACATGATTATACACTTTCATCCCCAGGCATCAAACAGAGCTCATTGAAAACATTGTTGAATCAGTATGGACAAAGCTACGTCCCAAAATGCCATCTTTCAATGATGGGCTAGTTGGAATTGGCTCAAGAGTTAAGAAAATGGACTCACTGTTAAGCATGGAATCGAAGGATCACGCTCGCTTTATCGGAATATGGGGCATGGGTGGCATTGGAAAGACAACCCTGGCGAGAGTTGTCGTCAAGAAAATCCAGCATCAGTTTGATATTAGTTGCTTCCTTGACAACGTTAGAGAGATTTCAAAAGAAAGTGATGGCAGGATTCGTTTACAAGGaaaacttctttctcatttggcTATAAAAGGCTTAGAAATTAGAGATTTAGACGAGGGAAAGAACACAATAAGAGAACTTCTATTCAAGAAGAAAGTTCTTCTTGTCATTGATGATGTTGATGATACAAGCCAACTAGAGTGTTTGGCTGAGAGGTTAGAGTGGTTTGGCCCAGGGAGCAGAGTTATAATAACAACAAGAGACACACAAGTCCTAATATCACATGGCATAATTGAAAACTACAAAATTAACCTCTTAAATTCAGACGAATCCCTTCAACTCTTGAGCCAGAAAGCCTTCAAAAGAGATAAACCTGAAGAACATTATTTGGAGTTGTCAAAAGCTGTTGCCAAATATGCAGGAGGCCTCCCTTTAGCCTTGGAGCTGTTAGGTTCATTTCTGTGTGGAAGAAGGGAATCCCAATGGAAAGAAGTAGTTGATATGATAAGAGAAGTGCCCCCGAGTCATATTGCGATGCAATCGCTTAGAATAAGCTACAATGGGTTGCCCCTGCCTTATAAAACTTTGTTTCTTGATATTGCATGTTTCTTCAGAGGGAGGATAAAAGAGCTTGTGATACAAGCTTTAGAAATTTGTGAGCGTTATCCACCAGTTGGAATTGACCTTCTGGTTGAAAAATCACTGGCAACTTATGATGGCTTTACTATAGGGATGCATGATTTGCTTCAAGAATCAGCAAGGGAAATTGTTACAGAAGAAAGTTATGTGGATCCGGCAAAACGAAGTAGGTTGTGGACACTAGAGGACACAAATGAAGTATTAAAATACAATAAGGCGAGTTTTTAAGCTAATGTCCAATTCCATGAAGAAACTCAGTGTGTACTCTTTACTCTATATTTTAACTTCTTATGACTTGTCTTAATTTTATCTGCATTGTTCTCTGCTAGGCAAATGAATCAATTGAAGGTATTGTTTTGAACTCGCCTGAAAAGGAAGAAGCTATTTGGGATCCTGAAGCGTTCTCAAGGATGTATAATCTTCAATTACTAATCATAAACTATCATGTAAATCTTCCCACTAGCCTCAAATGTCTTTGCAGTTCACTGAAATTTCTTCAGTGGATGAAGTATCCTTTGGAATCTCTGCCGCTTGGCGTGCAGCTAGATGAACTTGTAGAGTTGAAAATGCACTCCAGCAGAATAAAAAGGATTTGGAATGGAAATCAAGTCAGTAGTTCAATCATGATCCtgttttaacttaataataGAATAAGTAAAGTCTTTAAAAGCTAATTAATTTCGTACTCTCTCATTTACCTTTTGTTCTGATTGTTCAGGATTTTGCAAAGCTGAAGTTCATTGATTTGAGCTATTCTGAAGATCTAATTCAAACCCCAATAGTTTCTGGGGCTCCATCTCTTGAAAGATTGCTTCTTATAGGTTGTGTAAACCTTGTTGAGGTTCACCCATCAGTTGGACAACACAAGAGACTTGATCTATTGATGCTGAAAGATTGCAAGAATCTTCAAATCATGCCAAGAAAACTGGAAATGGATTCTTTGGAGGAATTGATTCTCTCTGGCTGCTCAAAACTTGAAAAACTCCCAGAATTTGGAGAGAACATGAAATCTTTATCACTGCTTAATGTGGAGCATTGCATAAATCTCCTTTGCCTGCCAAATTCCATTTGCAATTTGAAATCTCTTAGAAAACTCTACGTTTCTGGCTGCTCAAGAATCTCAACACTGCCAGATGGTATGAATGAAAATGAGTCTTTGGAGGAACTTGATGTGAGTAGAACTGAGATAACAGAAATTTCTTCATCTAAAGTTCGTTTAGAAATACTTAGAGAGCTCTCCTTTGGTGGAAGGAAAGAAACAACACCCAAATCACAAAACTTACTTCAATGGATCTCGAAGTTTATGGGACAATCAGATATGCATGAGTCAATCGTGCCTCCTCTTTCCAGTTTATTGGCTTTGGAATCCTTGGATTTAAGTTATAGAGATCTTACTGATGAATCAATTCCTAGTGATTTTGGTCCTTTGTCATTGTTGAAGCGTTTAGATCTGAGTGGTAACAATTTTGTTAACCCACCTGCCCAATGCATTATTAGTCTTTCTATGTTGCATACTTTGTCCTTCGATCATTGCCCAAGACTAGAATCCTTGCCAATGCTTCCACCAAATTTACAAGCTTTGTACGCAACTAATTGTCCTAAATTGAAACCCTTTCACTTGGATGAAGATACTCTATGGAAGATCTTTGAGTCACATTCACATGAGGATCCGGTATGTTCTTAACTTTACTGTTTGTAGTCATTAAAACTACCAAGTTTTCtcatacattaaaaattaaaactgaaGAACTAAATGAATAACTCTTTCATCAACTAGTTAAatttacaacaacaaaaaaacctTGCATTGTAACAGATTGAAGGGCCAGAACTTTGGTTCATAATACCAGGGAATGAAATTCCATCTTGGTTCAACAATCAAAACTCTCTTGCAATTGATTCATCAGATCAAACATATCAGAAGTTGTGCTGTGATTCAGTTACTTCAATAATAGTGGATGTACCTGAGGACTGCCAGTTAAGTGAATGGTGGGGAATTGCAGTGTGCCTTGTGTTAGAACCTTTAAACACGGATGTGCCATCTTCATCAAATGCAAGACCAACTTCTACTGTCAATGAGGAAATTGGCATTTATTACTGGGTCTGTAAAACTCCTGATAAAGATCCTGACCCAAATTTTCCTATAGCACCCAAGTTTGGTAACTTGCTGTATAAATTCAATGACCCTTACATCCATATTATATTCTTCAATGCTGATCATGTGTATATTCAGCATTATCTAAGTGGGGAGCAAACACAACTTGAAGTGgtcttttttgttgaaaatctTTCTGAATCATGCAAGGCAAGAATAAAGAAGTGTGGGTGCCGTGTGATTTGTAAGGAGAAAATTGAAGAATGGAGGAAGCACTCAGATGGTCTTAATATATCAAGAATAACAGAAACGAATGAAGATGAGGAACGACATGAATTGGAGGTGGAAGAACCTACTTCTCCAACCCTTGGTAAATGATTTCACTGTATCACGTTTATATagtagtaattataataatttgtttagtaTATTACTGATTGTGATGGAACATAATCTTACatgttttagtttttagtttgataatttcatttaatatgtttCGGCTGAGTCTGTGAGAAGTTTTAGCTTCTTTTGATAGTTATTTTCCAAccttgtatttttgtttacgTACGTGAGCTCATATTACATGATGATACTAACTTCAAGAATCTAAATACTATgattttatgtaataaaaaatattatactctCTTCCTATACGAGTGGattaaaaatgttacattaATTAGTAAAATGTTATGAAAAGGCTAACCTTAACACCTAAATTTTGAAAGCCGATATTCTGCAAATGTATAAAACTTTAGTTAGACTTCCAATTAGTTCATTACTTTATTCTACCAACAAATGTATAATGTGTGAACacaaaattattctaaaaaagcTGAATAATACAACACACAGAGAGTAGCTATTAAAATATGGATTTAGTGGTGGGCAATATAACCATAGTAAAAAAGGGTCATTATACGCATGAAGaaaaatataccatatgaaaaaagaaaaaaaaaggactcATTTTTAAATAAGGAATGATTATTAGAAATAGTTCAATTGTGAGTCAAAGTCTCATATCGAATAGATTAAAGATCCATAACCCCGTTgtcttaaagtttttttattaaaagtggtatcaaatattttatatgtgtaAAACTAATA from Vigna unguiculata cultivar IT97K-499-35 chromosome 8, ASM411807v1, whole genome shotgun sequence encodes:
- the LOC114195147 gene encoding uncharacterized protein LOC114195147; this encodes MLRGESSSSSPDASSRWSYHVYLSFGMEGTHVDFANTLCASLQRKGISTFTYDNQVERDVMLKRVQKAMEEYLVAIVLLSENYASSTWCLDELQKILAVGKPVIPVFYEVAPSDVRYQINCFAKAFEEHKRSEEDQSKVQQWRESLKEVADFSGWESKDRRREELIEDIIKSVWTKIRHKLPSYEEEWVGIDSRVEKISSLLKLELKDMVRFIGIWGMGGIGKTTLARVVFKKICSQFDISCFLENVREISGKTHDMLTLQITLLSHMEVKEFTIQNLDEGKIVIGGILRNNRVLLVLDDVDDARQLDSLGVNDQGKFGPGSRIIVTTRDMEVLKPHGKFEICKIGLLNSDESLQLFCQKAFRIEKPSEQLLQLSKVAVQQAGGLPLALEIMGSSFCGRNESQWKEFLGKKEYSKKDIVMEKLIISYHGLPESYQILFLDIACFFNGWVKEHVEQILTICCRCPANGIDVLIDKSLATCDGSRLGMHDLLQEMGRKIVVEKCLIDAGKRSRLWSPHDIDQALKRKKKKESIEGIVLKSSTEPYIANWDPEAFSKMYNLKFLIINFHNIQFPRGLKCLSSSLKVLRWTKCTLEALPLGVKLENLVMLKMRYSKIKKIWSDSQHFRRLKFIDLSHSEDLIETPIVSEVPCLESLLLEGCKNLVKVHQSVGLHTKLVVLNLKDCINLQILPTKFKMDSLEELILSGCSKLRKRTKFGKNVQCLSLLNLHKSENLICQPKSVCNVSGTKVHSENLKELSFCGGKELTSKSTWNLHQWSSICGKKLVSKELNLPPLSSLSSLKFLNLSYCDLNDESIPDDLGSLSSLLGLDLSGNNFVRPNYCISNLHALKSLTLIDCPRLESLPMLPPNVQCLCTANSTEMKPLNSDAHLLWKIFELHMNQVYSLYTPYSLPHLPPIHPNYFHKVCVYQMEGRPHFMFIIPGREIQKWNEECFLVDPSHHPYNMLGCVSAASIIVEAPKYCESSGWLGIAICLALEPSNMQASPQSHVSPHSMGNEEICIYYWACKAHSGEPDLIFPIVPKHSHSVHECNEEKCLLQLIFYVENHSKAWKPSIRKCRCSVIFKEDVEEWCCPRVHTKASMLSGESSSNSSRWTYHVFLSFRGEDTRLGFTDHLYAALVRKGMITFRDDKNLEKGDKIDKELFKAIKESLGAIVILSENYASSSWCLDELNKILESNRVLGREVFPVFCGVSPSEVQHQTTTSFEEAFQKHERRFEKDTEKVRQWRDSLKEVSQIPGWESKNYQHQTELIENIVESVWTKLRPKMPSFNDGLVGIGSRVKKMDSLLSMESKDHARFIGIWGMGGIGKTTLARVVVKKIQHQFDISCFLDNVREISKESDGRIRLQGKLLSHLAIKGLEIRDLDEGKNTIRELLFKKKVLLVIDDVDDTSQLECLAERLEWFGPGSRVIITTRDTQVLISHGIIENYKINLLNSDESLQLLSQKAFKRDKPEEHYLELSKAVAKYAGGLPLALELLGSFLCGRRESQWKEVVDMIREVPPSHIAMQSLRISYNGLPLPYKTLFLDIACFFRGRIKELVIQALEICERYPPVGIDLLVEKSLATYDGFTIGMHDLLQESAREIVTEESYVDPAKRSRLWTLEDTNEVLKYNKANESIEGIVLNSPEKEEAIWDPEAFSRMYNLQLLIINYHVNLPTSLKCLCSSLKFLQWMKYPLESLPLGVQLDELVELKMHSSRIKRIWNGNQDFAKLKFIDLSYSEDLIQTPIVSGAPSLERLLLIGCVNLVEVHPSVGQHKRLDLLMLKDCKNLQIMPRKLEMDSLEELILSGCSKLEKLPEFGENMKSLSLLNVEHCINLLCLPNSICNLKSLRKLYVSGCSRISTLPDGMNENESLEELDVSRTEITEISSSKVRLEILRELSFGGRKETTPKSQNLLQWISKFMGQSDMHESIVPPLSSLLALESLDLSYRDLTDESIPSDFGPLSLLKRLDLSGNNFVNPPAQCIISLSMLHTLSFDHCPRLESLPMLPPNLQALYATNCPKLKPFHLDEDTLWKIFESHSHEDPIEGPELWFIIPGNEIPSWFNNQNSLAIDSSDQTYQKLCCDSVTSIIVDVPEDCQLSEWWGIAVCLVLEPLNTDVPSSSNARPTSTVNEEIGIYYWVCKTPDKDPDPNFPIAPKFGNLLYKFNDPYIHIIFFNADHVYIQHYLSGEQTQLEVVFFVENLSESCKARIKKCGCRVICKEKIEEWRKHSDGLNISRITETNEDEERHELEVEEPTSPTLGK